TAGGTAACACTGTTGAGGCAATGATAAACAAAATTGATGCTCTTTATTAAGTTACATTTTGTGCTTACACATTCCTGTCCATCTAATTTAGTACACACAATTGAACTGTTCAAGTGTTTGAGTCAACTGCTTATCATGCCGAGCATCAACGACATCAATGATTGAATCCATGTTATTTGTTCAAACATCAATAGTAATATAACCTCATCTGTTtagcttaaaaataaaagtagaatcCAGTGTTTTGCTGAATCCTTGAGCTCACAGCAAGGTGACGAACAAAATACAATGAAGCGTATAAATCTTACTCTCAAGCAGTAGCATAACAAATACAGGCTTTCATGTTTCTGAATCATGGCAAGAAACAAATacagaaaactaaaattctCAAAGGCCAAAAACATGcagtttattataatttaacacatagacagagagagtgagagagtaGTTCACATAATACAAAGGCTTCCTTCATATTAGGAAGAACCAATATTAATGATTATCCATTCAATGTTACAACCAGTACACAAGATTCAATGATGTCTGTCTAAGTGATCAACGACCCTAACAGCTCTATGAATGTCTAATATCAATTCGTGTGTTGAAAACCTAATCTTCTCACAAGATAtcttaaaaacaaacaaaaaagagagaagagctGCAGCAGCCTGAAAAACTAACTCTTACAAAGGTGAGGCAATGCGTGTAGATTGGTACATGTTGGCAAAACTCAGACATAAGTGACGATCTCTATGATCCCCCCAACCTCCCCAGCCTTTAAACCCTGCTTTATAACCAGGTTGATTCTCATATGTGTGGACATTCCAATCTAATTCAATGTTAGAAACCGTGTCAGACTGTTCTACATCAATGTTCACCATGCCATTGTCCATGCAAGCCTTATTCTCCCCCTGACCCTGATGCAAGCCACATTTCCCAAAATGAACGGCACTTGTCCTAGGACCTCGTAATGAGTAAACAGGACTACCAAATGAAGGATAAACAGTTGCCCACATTGTGATATCCCAATTATAGTCATCAAAGAAACAAAACTCTCTAGCCTTATTGTGTATTTTCTTCCAAACAGTTCTATTGAAAGAGTAACCCACGTTTCCCATTCTCTCAGCAATCAAACTTGCCCACCCTTCACCTCTAGAGTTCACATCAGAAGGTGCTAAATTAGCAGCATAACAATCAGGACATTTCTTAGGCTTCAACGAAGTTAGAATCTGCAAGTTGCGATAGGCATTGGGAAATATGAAGTGGTCTTCTTCAATGAAAAGAATGTGACCAGAATGATCCCTCGTTTCTCTCAAACCATCCCACACCGTGTTCATCATCCACCACCAATGATGCTTCAGCGATACAATCTTTGGCGAGCGATGGTTTCCATACTGATCAGGATTCCCCTTGCAATGCTTTGCTGTGGCATCATCCTTATCCTTGCAGTCATCAGCCGAAACCCCAGGAAAACTATCAGAAAACAAATGGGGTGAATAGGGTGCATATATCTGTTTAACTTGGCAAAACCTGATACCCTCAATGATCTTGTTCATCTTCTCAAAGTACCCATCATGACTAACAATTAGTAAGGTCTCGTCGATCCCCACCACATGAGAAAGGCTCTCAACAACCACCTTCAGATACTGAGGCCGGTTGTGAACATACAGAACAACAATGATATGATTCTTCGCAAGAGTGGGATACAAATCCAAGTTTCTTGGAGGCAACCCATTTATCTTTTCCAATCTAAGTGACAAGTCACTCTGTTGGGGTAGATCATGCCACTTCTCAAACTTCAAGTCATGATGGTATGCATCAACATTGTCAGTATCATGAGTCACaattgttgttgatgttgaatttgatgcaagaagaaaaatcagaagCAAAACCCCACATAAAGTAACAAACACCACAGATAACAGGCGGCACAAGGCCACATCTCTAAGTCTAAGGCGGGGTTTCTTGTAAGCAGCCATAATAGTAGAACTAACCATACAGTGGCAAGACGAAAAGCATCAGACGGACTCTAAATTCATTCACAAATTACATCAAACATGATATATACAAGCAAATTGACCACAAAATATGAactactgataaaaaaaaaaaaaaaaatagatacatcataagaaagagaaagagttttGAGTGCCCAAAACCTTTGATGATGGTTTTGATGTAGAGATTGAAGCAGCCATCGCGAAAAACCACTTTTACTTGGAgctaaaaaacaaaactttgcACTTCCTCTAACATGGAAAtagaatcaaacacaaaaacCAAGGATGCGATGATAAAATAAGCACGACCCTTTTGGGTATGGGATCAAAAGTGGAGTGGCGAAAAAAGAAGCGTGGAATTGGATGCAGAAAATATGAGAAAGGTGGAGACTTGGAAGaggaaaggaaaaatatttttttttttaataaaacgtATAAAACACGACAGAAAGAGAAGTTTGAACTGCAGGCAGGGCGATGGAAAAACCAAAGATTTGATGGATCGGGTCGAGTCGGGTATGACGGCTATGAGAAGCAAGAGAGTCAAGGGAAAATATCGATTTAATGCTAGAGGAAACAAGTGAATTTTCAGACTTCAAAAATTCATGCTTcccacttttacttttattatgtgCTTTCATAGtaatttatcataatttatcCTTAAATACTTTGTAATTatagtattataaaatttaataaatagtatttacttttaaattttttaataaaattaataatattttgttttaataataattgtaatatctatttttttattttttatttattgttataaaaaaatttaatatgctatttatttattattatcataaaaaataatagattctCATTGTATTTCCATTAGTTAATATAAAAGtcattgtcattttatttttctatttatttatgaattttttttcttttgaattttgtgtctttttcttttttatatagtatttttttactatttttaaaaatgtttgttcTTAGAATACGTTATTATGGTACCATTTTAATTCTTGGCTTAATACTAtttttgatttcaattttggTTATCTTTGTTTGAGATGgtcctaattttttaaaatattcaatgtagtcctaaagattgtaatttgtgttcaatttagtcctttttgtaAACGTTGTTTAAATCGTTAGTCGATCAAATGTCCAGCTATGCAATCAGTGAATAACGTGGACACTTTAACTACGTCACCATAGAGCGCTACCATCGTTGTTCATCTTCTCCGTCCAGCAACCACCCAAAAACACCACGAGGGCCATCTTCCCCTTCCTCCACCATGGATCTCAATTAACGCCACTGTCTCTCCTTCTCAAACCATCACCATGGCGGCCCAACAGCTTGTGAGAACTCACCTACAAAGAAACCCATATCTCATTTTCTTCCTAAGCCGCCACTACAGCGCTGCCGCCAACACCGTGTCGTTGTGCCATCAACAGCAGCCATCGTTGCCAAACTCCATGGCCGTCGTGAAAttaactccattttcatcacaTGTAAACCCAGAAATCAGAAAATTCCAATGGCCATGGAACCCTAAATCGAGCTGTTGTTCAACCTTGCGAGCGTCACGCGCAATCCTCAACACATCACCATCATTAACCGCATTAGAAACATGTAGAAGAACCCAGAAATTGCAAACTCCTTTGATGCACAAAGCTTCAACCACCATCGCAGAAGGCCATGTCTTTTTCAACGCCTAGCCGCAAAAGCCTCTGTAATCGCAAAAATCACCGTGATGACAACATCTTTCACCTACAAATTCCAAAATCAACATAACCCTAACTCGtagtttgtaaatattatttattcaatattatagtaatttgtaaattatttattcaaaaaatattgaCCTTGtaactttctattttaatagtataaaactactaaaataaaagGTTACATAATTGATAATTTGCAAGAAACTTGAGATTTATAGAGATGGAGAATATACACTCGTagaacaaacatatatatatatatatatatatatatatatatatatatatatatatatatatatatatatatatatattaaaatgccTTTTGCCAAATGGAGAAAGGCCCTCAAGCTAGGACCATGGTGGGTTATGCACTTGTATGATGGAATAGTTGGACCATCCCAAGCTACTACACAAGGTTAGTTCGTTAATCAACGCCTAAGGTCAAGAAAAACCTCTAGATTatgacctcctactactctcacaaTGCCTCacccctctctacttgagaatgaatgaccATTAGAATATCAAAATAGTCCATCGGAACTAAGCTTCTTACATTCATATCAACAACACATGAAATCACCCATGGAAATTTCCTCATTAGAATCCCTTTTTAATCATGCTTCAATTACATACATAACCTCAAGAATAAACCATCATGTACCccaattcatattataaattagttcaAACTTAAAGATAAGTATCATAAACTAATCATTCAAACAATCACATACATTGAGAACACACCTTAagaaatacatacatacatacatacatacatatatatatatatatatatatatatatatataggtttgctaatttacgtaatggggtttttcagttggtacattttaggggttaaatatgtttttagtccctatattttggggcgattttggttttagtccctctttcaaaccaaggtacaatttagtccttcaattttaaaaaattctggttttattcatttttaccaaaattttttaactttatttgttgtttcaaacgcgtttctcagttaacattgaagcaaaaatgtgtcaaacaatgtaaacaatccaaatgctataatgaaacgtgcttaaaacagcaaataaagttaaaaaaatttgataaaaaggactaaaatcagagttttctaaagttgaaggactaaattgtaccttagtttgaaagagggactaaaaccaaaatcgtcccaaaatatagggactaaaaacatatttaacccacattttagtaaagtgtatcaaattttaggttacaaaagtgttcatgttaaaaaagaaaaccaactttaaattcaaaggtattttaataattttaaaatttaatttaaaataaaaaaataaaaggtagttattaaaaatcctgattggtccaCATGTCCGAGAGaagttattaacttttattttatttttaattttagaaaataactaccttttattttattttttttaaaaaagcacctaccttttaaaaaatataatggtttagggtttagggtttatagaacccgtctgggtttatagaactcgtctgggtttatagatcccgtctgggtttatagaacctgggtttataaaacccatctgggtttatagaacccgtctgaaTTTATAAAACCCGtctgggttaaaaaaacaactacctttttattttattttttattttaaaaaacaactaccttttaaaaaatatataataaaagctaataacttctcttTGAACCAgtcaggatttttaataactaccttttatttttttattttgaattaaattttaaaattattaaaatacccttggatttaaagtttttttttaatagtaacaTTTTTGTAACTTAAAACTTGGTatactttgctaaaatgtaccaactgaaaaacctTCTTACGTAAATTAACaaactccatatatatatatatatatatatatatatatatatatatatatataaacttagttgaaaatttgatattttcgttCATTCACCAAGTCTTCTCGTTTAGCTAAAATAATACTACTAATAGCTCCCTAACAATATTTATGGCAAGAGTTTTCTCTAAACAAAACCAACAAGATACACTTACATCATTTAACCAAAGAATCATCATTTCAAACATTCCAAacttaatatcaattattttaacacaatCGACAACATGCATTAGTATTCATAACTACCAAATATCctttcataattaataactaaattacaaaaagaatacTAGTTTCCCTTGCCAGTTAGAAACTCTAACTAGTTCTAGAAAACTATACTATGCTCTTTTAGCTTAAAGAGATAGTAGAACAACTATAGACAACATAAACCTAATTAGGGTATATCATTAGAACCACTGATcaataaggaaataaaagaagACTTAACCCATACATGCGACAGAGTAAACCTACATGCATTGAAAAATgtgaaactaaagaaaaaaatagaaaactaacttactctttATGATAGAGTTGAAGATCTCAGCACGAGGATCACATAGGCGGTCTTCAATCTTCAAACAAATGAAAAGGGTGCAAGAACCTTAGAAAGAAGATAGCAGACTTCAGAAAAATGCTTTCTAaagataatatgttttaaaataatgaaattcgtttataacaaaactatttatattaaaatcatttaatattaaaatattcaagtcttattatttttaactcactatcacttctaaaatatcattttctagaTCTTCgcatatttattaatttttaaatgataatattaacctaataattattttattaataaataataatatattttttatttatctaatgattaataaattgttaatattatttatttaattaataactattaatatattatttatctaattaataaataataattaactaatTGGAAAATATTATAACCTAATAATcacttaataaatattaatatagtagttgtttaataaaaaatattaaattttgtattacttaaatttttattacataacattattatttgtttaaattattttattccattCAAATGTAGGGATTATAAAGTTCAATTTGTATgtctcttcttttcttattttctctactttttttctttttttatgcaTCTAAATACGTTGAATGTTCACAAATGTTGATTTTACTTTGTcactaacaaatatttattcaaaatgcTGAATTACTTTGTTATCAATCAATTTGAATAATCTAATAACTTTAGTGTTGAAAGAGTGTCTAAAAGGTATGTTACATCAatcactttaaatttaaattggatatatatatatatatatatatatatatatatatatatatataatcttaataatttttgtaatatcaAAGTCATCGATATAACCACaactaaaacacaagaaatcTAAATGTAAATCAATGTCCCACATTACATATAAATAACAAAGTTTGAAAcatcataacaaaataaaatctattactttaatgttttagattaaaaaataatattaaatctttatattcacacatatatatatatatatatatatatatatatatatatatatatatatatcttcttaATAATTCtatgaaaaattcatcaattatatttatattttctaacttCTTAATTAGTAATCATAATATAATTAGTTAGTAATTGTAactctttttaattataattaccCTAATGAAGTTGTTtcttacaatataaaatattttttaaaatccaacgtagttaaaactgaaaaacatatctaaaagttaaataatttttagtttcattgaatttatgtttggatttgattttaaaaaatatatattcaatctaattcaaattgaattatttgcaattatataaatatagaaaaacttcaatgaatatatattgattaaataatgttatattgtGAACTAGGTAAAATTGTTGGTGATATACTTCTCcaaaagttattttaagaaagttaactttatatacattatttataattgtaaaaagaattaaaattgttttaaaaatgaataggtTGTTTTAAGTAAGAAATAACTATTCACAcggtaaaataaattatattgggCTATGGCATTCTTATTgctttttatacaatttataattaaaatcatactttaaaaaaaaaaaagaattgtccATATTTCCAAACTTTTTAtgacattaaattttatatattgtcataattatttatattctacaCACAATAactttagataaataatttatttttgtctttttatatatttattgctaTAGATTTTTATAAAGGTAAATATGCATTCAGTATTTTgtacaaaaaaaattcttttaaaatacataaatgtGTGTAGAAAATTAAGTGGGCTGTGGCCATGTTTTTCTGCTTTCCTTAGTCAAGggttatgtaaaaaaaaacataaccattgtaaaatttaaatatttacaataacttttataatattttcaaattatattattattttcattgaaagaaatatatatatatatatatatatatatatatatatatatataaattactcaattaattataagtaatatgaatataaaagataataatagttataataataataaataataataataatgaataataatgttattattaaatatataataattataattaataatttatggtTTATTTGATAAAGTGATTATTTggaagtaatatatattttaaattaataaatactatGCCATAGTCATTagcaatttttataaaaattttgttatatgacattgtaattaaaatatgtgaGGCATGAAGTAGGTAAAACTATGAATGATATTTATTGCTTTTAGAAGGTTACGTGGAATATAAGGAATAAAGACTTATCCCTATCTGATGCTTCATCTATATATactaactaaaatatatattaagtcaacaaaagttttaattaatgaatagtGAAGTGAGTAGTTAAATCCAAACTTTAGTACCATTACTTTCCTGTAAATACTTTCACGAGTAAATGAAAATGTAGGGATTGTATTAAGGAAAGGAAAGATAGAATTTGAGGAATTTAAGGAAGAgtaaatacattaatttgaatagaatttgaaggtaaattatgtattttttttaagagatttagaagagagagagagagaggggatggatttaagataaaatttgtaaaaaaattgtgaaaattttgatagaTATGGTGAatagaaaaaagtattttaatagattaaaatgtaaaattattgttattattatttattattattattactattagtattatttattgttattaaatatttagatattattaattattgtagaaaaaaagtttagtcacatttcttttgttgataattaataataatcgttaaagatatgtttttttacttttaaaaattattattattcttaattaatgGTAAATGTTATGCAAGAAAGAAAGTTAAATTGTATTCGAAAAATTTCTTAGAATAATAACTCGTTGAaccaaaagcaaaaacatgagataaataaatagtttgCATGTGATAAGGTGAATCAATAGTAATTTTGTCAAATGACTAAATTTACCTACAAATATCTTCATAATAGGTGAGATGAGATGAAAGACAGATCTGGTATTTCCATGCTCCCCATCACCTTTAATTCACTATAAAGGAATAGAAAAATTTGTTACAAACACCTtcacttttgaatatattatgtCACTAATATTGTGTTTATGGCCTTTCTTTAGAATAATCTTCTTTACCATCATATCCTTTGGCACACAAACAGGTCTTTTAAACATTATCACTTTATCCTTTCTATTCGCAAAATCCTTGGCCTGAGATTTAGATTGTCTTTGTACTCAACACATCTGCCACTACATTAGCTTTCTCTAGGTGATATTTTAGCTGAAAGTTGCAATCTTTCAAGAATTCAATCCATCTATGTTGTCTCATATATAACTCCTtttgattaaacaaatatttcaaactcTTATAGTcattaaatactttaaattgTGCATCATAAAGATAGTCTCTCCATATCTTTAAGGAAAACACTATTTCAAATAACTCCAAGTCACGAGTATGATAATATTTCTCATGAATCTTCAATTAACTTTATGCATATGCCACCACTCTCTTCTCTTGTATAGGCACACAACTCATTCCTTGGTAAGAAACATCACAATAAACCTTAAAAGGTTTTCCTATGTCAATGATGATTGATACTAAGGCACTTCTCAACCTCCTTTCTAGTTCTACAAAACTTTGCTCATACATGTTTGTCCTCACGAGCAACTGCTCTTTGAGACTGTTAAAGGTGCCACAATCTTTGAAAAACCTTCTATATAAACCTATTGTAATGTCCTTACAATCCCACaaaactttttatttcaaacactttaCTAGGACACTCTCATTTTAATATTGCTTCTACCTTCACAGGATTTATCAATATACCTTAAGTTCATATGACATGCCTAAAAAACTACACTTCTTTCATCCAAAACTCATACTTTAATAGTTTGGCATACAACTGCTTTTTCCTCAGATCCATCAAATCATTTATCAATGGCAATGGATACTTGTTTGTTATGGTCACTTGTTGAGTTGCGTATAATCAACAAACAACCTTGAGGTTCCATAATTCTTCATCACTAACAAACCAACACTCCTCAAGGTGACACACTAGGTTGTATAAACCGTTCCTCAGCTCCTTtatctgtttttttagtttaactAATTCTGTTGGAGCTATTCGATAAGGAGCTATTAATACTGGTCCAACTCCTGACACCAAATCAATAGAGAACTCCATTTCTCGGataggaggcaacctaggtaCTTTTTTCTGGGAATACGTCCACTAACTCCCTTACCATTGTTATAACTTCCTTTAGAtctccatatatttttttccatatgTGTGAGTATAACAAAACATCACACCCTTTCTTTTAACTCTCTAACAACCTGTTAATCTAGCACTATAGGCAACATTTGTTCCTTAGGAAACACTACTCATTTCTGATTGCAATCACTAAAGATATGAATAATGAATAACCAATCCATTCCTATGATTACATCTAACTCTTGCAGAGGTAGGCAAATCAAGTTAACTTTGAATATACGTCCCTTTACTACAAGATCATACTTTAGAATCATACAACACCCACAAATTCCTACTAGCTAAAGAACACACCCCTAGAATCAAATTGCCTAAACAAACAACTTCTACCCTTGACAAAGCATAAACCCTCCCAATTGTTTGATAACGGTcaccttctcttcttccttgttgttattgttgttgtgatATGGAAATCCCTATAATTCCCCCTAGTTGGGACATCGATTACCATAGTTCCATTCTCTTTGACAATGGAAACATCTCACAGAACGAGCAAGTTATGGGCAATCTCTTCTAATATGAGAACCTCCACACTGGAAACATCCCTGTTCTTTTGATGGTTGCTCTTATGGTTGGTGGGAAGAAAACACCACACCCTAAAGCTTGGTGGTCTAGAGTAATATTTCTTCCCACTGCCCCCTTTGGTCTATAAGGATCAAGGCCTCCCATTGGAGTCATCATTGCCAATTTGctttcttccttcaatttcTTCAACATCCTTACCTTCTCAACTAAAGCAAGAAATTCCCTACTGGTCATGGGCACAATTACTTCCTTTAACTCTTGTTTGGGGCCATTCCAAAAATTTTTACATCTCCAATTGTAGAAATTCCACCTCCTTAGCATATTTCACATTGTAAGGAAATTAATCCTCTATGAACTTGGTCTTAAAGCTACTCCATGTGATGTCTTACCTTTTTCCTCCATCTTCATCTTGGTCCTCACCCACTATTGTTTAGCTTCTCTAGATATTATGTAGGTAGCATAAGAGATCTTGTTTTCATTAGAACACAACTTGGCATAAAAAACCCTCTCCAGATCCTTCAATCACTAATCCACTTCATTAGGGCTTCCTTTTCCATTAATATCTCAAGtttgtattttcaaaaatcTTCTAAACTCCATATATTTGAAGATTTAAATGCTACCCTTGAAGACTCAAGTTCTTGAATGGTAGTTAAGTGTTGTTATTGTGAGGTCTCATAGCCGAAGCCTAGTAATTCCTTACCCACAAATTTTCTATGACCATGAATTGATGTcaaaatgtaacatcccaattataGCATTCTAAGGTATACTATTAAGTGGAATTTACATAATCATGGCaaagaaaaattcacaaaaataaagttcataatATTAGATACAATTTTCCTTttatcataaaagaaatttaaagaatatttcAAAAGGTACTAAGAAGAGTGACTGATAcataatgttaataaattataaatatgaaaacacCAAACTTTTCCCCAGCTTTAGCACCTACTAATAACTCATCTCTCTTCCTCAGATCCTATGTTATCTTCTACTCTCGTGAAATTTATGATATCATAGACAAATAACACCAACACATAAGAACAAACAAAGTGAGCTAaagattatttaaaacttattagttttaaataaaaagagaatatattataaattttaacatagtTGCATACCATCCAATCATACCATCAACATCAATCACTAAAGTTcatatagtaaaaatatatgttaataacCACATATGTGACCTTTAAAGGATTGGTGTATTGACTATCACTAAGAGATACGCACTTGCCTATGCTCCAT
This genomic interval from Vigna radiata var. radiata cultivar VC1973A chromosome 8, Vradiata_ver6, whole genome shotgun sequence contains the following:
- the LOC106769957 gene encoding alpha-1,6-mannosyl-glycoprotein 2-beta-N-acetylglucosaminyltransferase gives rise to the protein MVSSTIMAAYKKPRLRLRDVALCRLLSVVFVTLCGVLLLIFLLASNSTSTTIVTHDTDNVDAYHHDLKFEKWHDLPQQSDLSLRLEKINGLPPRNLDLYPTLAKNHIIVVLYVHNRPQYLKVVVESLSHVVGIDETLLIVSHDGYFEKMNKIIEGIRFCQVKQIYAPYSPHLFSDSFPGVSADDCKDKDDATAKHCKGNPDQYGNHRSPKIVSLKHHWWWMMNTVWDGLRETRDHSGHILFIEEDHFIFPNAYRNLQILTSLKPKKCPDCYAANLAPSDVNSRGEGWASLIAERMGNVGYSFNRTVWKKIHNKAREFCFFDDYNWDITMWATVYPSFGSPVYSLRGPRTSAVHFGKCGLHQGQGENKACMDNGMVNIDVEQSDTVSNIELDWNVHTYENQPGYKAGFKGWGGWGDHRDRHLCLSFANMYQSTRIASPL